The Benincasa hispida cultivar B227 chromosome 9, ASM972705v1, whole genome shotgun sequence genome has a segment encoding these proteins:
- the LOC120084565 gene encoding protein PXR1-like, whose protein sequence is MKVFGNIMSTLEQGGGLPEGVPREVQVEEAKKEELKAAEAKKEELKVVEAEKDARFRLKKEAKAEKEDKKKKKSKGHKDGKAESSHHHKLKKNKEKKDDDEDKKAKKKKREEKEERKLRRREKRRLKEEEKEKQRATSLDKELMTHTIWATAHLLNLKAVLVRLCRHNQPSPL, encoded by the exons ATGAAGGTGTTTGGTAATATCATGAGCACTTTGGAGCAAGGAGGAGGACTGCCCGAGGGGGT TCCAAGGGAAGTACAGGTAGAAGAGGCCAAGAAAGAGGAGTTGAAGGCTGCAGAGGCCAAGAAAGAGGAGTTGAAGGTTGTAGAGGCAGAGAAGGATGCCAGATTTAGATTGAAGAAGGAAGCTAAGGCAGAGAAggaagataagaagaagaagaagagtaagGGGCATAAGGATGGGAAGGCGGAGTCATCGCATCATCATAAGTTAAAaaagaacaaagagaaaaaggatgatgaCGAAGATAAAAAGgccaagaaaaagaaaagagaagagaaagaagagagaaaattgcGTCGGAGGGAGAAGAGGCGCctcaaagaagaagagaaagaaaagcaGAGGGCTACGAGCCTTGATAAGGAgctgatgacccacacgatttgggcgACAGCACATCTACTCAACCTCAAAGCGGTGCTAGTGAGACTTTGCAGGCACAACCAGCCTTCACCTCTTTAG